A single window of Gossypium arboreum isolate Shixiya-1 chromosome 13, ASM2569848v2, whole genome shotgun sequence DNA harbors:
- the LOC128286822 gene encoding uncharacterized protein LOC128286822, producing the protein MTVTEYECKFVRLSKYTPECVSIEAIMCKRFEDGLNEDIRLLVDQNVPSVGNVNLASAEGEIEPVLNAVPLTNLLEIAPRGQKKETFKEQGQIALLVRGDLRGIRVVERGGTIFPKIDLRSGYYQLRVKKSDVPKTAFRMRDETKHAKHLRNVLQTLRDKQLYAKFSKSKFWLREVGFLGYIVSGDGIRVYQSKISAIIDWKPARNVTEVRSVLGLVSYYRWFVKGFLIIATPMTRLLQKDVEFEWTEKCKQSFEKLKALLTEALVLVQLELRKDFDYELVIDHHPGKGNVVADALSRKFLFALRAMDIRLTLSNDGAVVVELEARLTFFQEVCET; encoded by the exons ATGACAGTTACCGAATATGAGTgtaagtttgtgaggcttagcaaataCACTCCAGAATGTGTATCCATTGAagccatcatgtgtaaaagatttgaggatggattgaacgaagacatccGATTATTGGTTG ACCAGAATGTTCCCAGTGTGGGAAATGTCAACCTGGCGAGTGCCGAGGGGGAGATAGAACCTGTTTTAAATGCGGTTCCCTTGACCAATTTGTTAGAGATTGCCCCAAGAGGACAGAAAAAGGAAACTTTTAAGGAGCAAGGGCAAATAGCACTGTTAGTAAGGGGAGACCTCAGAGGAATCCGAGTAGTGGAACGA ggaggcACAATATTTCCAAAGATAGACCTCAGgtctggttactatcagttgcgggtTAAAAAGTCAGATGTAcctaagactgccttcagaatgag agatgagacaaAGCATGCCAAGCACTTGAGAAATGTTTTGCAGACTTTAAGggacaagcagttatatgccaagtttagtaaaagcaaATTTTGGCTTCGTGAAGTTGGGTTTTTAGGATACATTGTTTCGGGAGATGGTATTAGAGTTTACcagagtaagatttcagccattattGATTGGAAACCGGCGAGGAATGTAACGGAGGTTAGAAGCGTTTTAGGTTTGGTCAGTTATTACAGATGGTTTGTTAAAGGGTTTTTAATAATTGCGACCCCAATGACGAGGTTATTACAAAAGGATGTtgagttcgaatggacagagaagtgcaaacagagtttcgagaaactgaAAGCGTTGTTAACTGAGGCTCTAGTGCTAGTTCAACTTGAGCTGAGAAAGGacttt gattatgagttagtAATCGACCATCATCCGGGAAAAGggaatgtggtcgctgatgccTTAAGTAGAAAATTCTTATTTGCCTTGAGAGCCATGGATATAAGGTTAACTTTATCAAATGATGGTGCGGTTGTAGTAGAGTTGGAAGCTAGGCTGACATTCTTCCAAGAAGTTTGTGAAACCTAG